In Balaenoptera acutorostrata chromosome 19, mBalAcu1.1, whole genome shotgun sequence, the following proteins share a genomic window:
- the LOC103013736 gene encoding ADP-ribosylation factor 1-like, translating into MTQPVERRSIGRGATVRAATLWERNQRLPRGSSCTGRRGLLWPALLLLVYSVGRIFANLFKGLFGRKEMCVLMVGLDAVGKTTILYKLKLGEIVTTIPTLGFNVETVEYKHISFTVWDVGGQDKIRPPWRHYFQNAQGLIFVVGSSDRERVNEAREELMRVLAEDALRDAVLLAFADKQDLPNAMNAAEITDKLGLHSLRHRNWYIQATCATSGDGLYEGPDWLSNRLQNQK; encoded by the exons ATGACACAGCCTGTGGAGAGGCGCTCCATAGGCAG gggGGCCACCGTCAGAGCCGCCACCTTGTGGGAGCGAAACCAGCGCCTGCCTCGGGGTAGCAGCTGCACCGGCCGCCGAGGGCTTCTCTGGCCAGCGTTGCTCCTACTAGTCTACAGCGTGGGGCGTATCTTTGCAAACCTCTTCAAGGGCCTTTTTGGCAGAAAAGAAATGTGCGTTCTCATGGTGGGCCTAGATGCTGTGGGAAAGACCACCATCCTGTACAAACTGAAGCTGGGTGAAATCGTGACCACCATTCCCACGCTAGGCTTCAACGTGGAAACTGTGGAATACAAGCACATCAGCTTCACTGTGTGGGACGTGGGCGGCCAGGACAAGATCCGGCCTCCATGGCGCCACTACTTCCAGAACGCACAAGGTCTCATCTTCGTGGTTGGCAGCAGTGACAGAGAGCGTGTGAATGAGGCCCGAGAGGAGCTTATGAGGGTGCTGGCAGAAGACGCGCTCAGGGACGCCGTTCTGCTCGCGTTTGCTGACAAACAGGACCTCCCCAATGCCATGAATGCAGCCGAGATCACCGACAAGCTGGGGCTGCACTCTCTGCGCCACAGGAACTGGTACATTCAGGCCACCTGTGCCACCAGCGGGGACGGGCTCTATGAGGGACCGGACTGGCTGTCCAATCGGCTCCAGAACCAGAAGTGA